From the genome of Kaistella daneshvariae, one region includes:
- a CDS encoding ComEC/Rec2 family competence protein, whose translation MDFIIDFIYVGDGDGIVIWGRNPNERDFVFFLDGGTAEFGSKVVEHYRKWIKPNLYSKRTIAFINSHPHADHINGLIEIVKEIGNEMAWGIYNDPVKFISDELRHNIKQSALRKEDADIEHLYESFQKVQELNELCEQYGIERREALSDSFNYNEIKILSPSREFYTDKVQLFTNIDFLKVVNYQKTFSQINESNELLKPCDVVDEKNDASPENLSATVIQLTDSKGKRYILSSDAGVESFDDMERNGFNSENLTIVQLPHHGSRRNISTEWIAKFSPSMYLISAEGNEKHPRKAVISCIKKNVPNCSIYSTHKNKGTISYTTNREVFPNRNWGSAEPL comes from the coding sequence ATGGATTTTATTATAGACTTTATATATGTTGGAGACGGAGACGGAATAGTAATTTGGGGAAGAAATCCAAATGAACGGGATTTTGTTTTCTTTTTAGACGGAGGTACTGCTGAATTTGGAAGTAAAGTAGTGGAGCATTATAGAAAATGGATAAAGCCAAATCTTTATAGTAAAAGAACAATAGCCTTTATTAATAGTCATCCACACGCTGACCATATCAATGGTTTAATTGAGATAGTAAAAGAGATTGGGAATGAGATGGCTTGGGGAATTTACAACGACCCAGTAAAGTTTATCTCTGACGAACTCCGACATAATATTAAACAGTCTGCACTGAGAAAAGAAGATGCTGATATTGAACATTTATATGAATCATTTCAAAAGGTTCAAGAGTTGAATGAATTGTGTGAACAATATGGTATTGAAAGAAGAGAAGCGCTATCTGACAGTTTCAATTATAATGAAATAAAGATATTATCTCCATCAAGAGAATTTTACACTGATAAAGTTCAATTATTTACAAACATCGACTTTCTCAAAGTTGTAAATTATCAAAAGACTTTTTCTCAAATCAACGAATCAAATGAGTTATTAAAACCTTGCGATGTAGTAGATGAAAAAAATGATGCTTCACCTGAAAATCTTTCTGCCACAGTAATTCAATTAACAGATAGTAAAGGGAAAAGATATATTCTTAGTAGTGACGCTGGAGTTGAGTCATTTGATGATATGGAACGAAATGGCTTCAATTCCGAAAATCTGACAATTGTTCAACTACCACATCACGGAAGTAGAAGAAATATTAGTACTGAATGGATTGCGAAGTTTTCTCCGAGTATGTATTTGATTTCCGCAGAAGGAAACGAGAAACATCCAAGAAAAGCAGTTATCAGCTGCATAAAGAAAAATGTACCTAACTGTAGTATATATAGTACTCATAAAAATAAAGGAACCATCTCATACACAACTAATCGAGAAGTTTTTCCAAATAGAAATTGGGGAAGTGCGGAACCTTTGTAA